Proteins found in one Vallitalea guaymasensis genomic segment:
- a CDS encoding LacI family DNA-binding transcriptional regulator, whose translation MKMLSMKDIANLSGVSLKTVSRVLNNSDNVKDSTRQKVMKIVEEHGYQKNIIAKSLKERKTNTIIVLIDRHKGDYWGIWHTIMLNTIMKKGKKLGYKVIISPSSAMNSLKEDTDGFPLITSGLADGAIIFDNVRKDVRIAFLNKHNIPYVVVGRNVDNNQSKWVDLDNKSAGYVGGEYLIERDYHSICFLLGEEEYIVNQERAKGFKEAALKYNIKDVNTVYGINTMKKAYEVVNKQLNENKKYRAYYVSGDERALGVYRAILEKGYKIPDDIAVLGIDNIPICDYLYPSLSSINQPVNEFCEHILNMLIKQINGEEILTSNKIVLPYELIIREST comes from the coding sequence ATGAAAATGTTATCAATGAAAGATATTGCGAACCTAAGTGGTGTATCTCTTAAAACAGTGTCGAGAGTATTAAATAATAGCGATAACGTAAAAGATAGTACTAGGCAAAAAGTTATGAAGATAGTAGAAGAACACGGCTATCAAAAAAATATAATAGCCAAAAGCTTGAAAGAAAGAAAAACCAATACTATCATCGTACTTATAGATAGACATAAAGGTGACTACTGGGGTATATGGCATACAATCATGCTTAATACCATTATGAAAAAAGGTAAAAAACTTGGATATAAAGTTATAATATCACCATCAAGTGCAATGAATTCCTTAAAAGAAGATACAGACGGTTTTCCTCTTATTACAAGTGGATTGGCTGATGGAGCAATTATATTTGACAATGTAAGAAAAGATGTAAGAATAGCTTTTCTAAATAAACATAACATTCCATATGTAGTTGTAGGAAGGAATGTAGATAATAACCAAAGTAAATGGGTAGATCTGGATAACAAGAGTGCAGGTTATGTGGGTGGTGAATATCTAATAGAAAGAGATTACCATTCAATATGCTTTTTACTTGGAGAAGAAGAATACATTGTTAATCAAGAACGAGCTAAAGGTTTTAAAGAAGCTGCTTTAAAATACAACATAAAAGATGTTAATACCGTATATGGAATAAACACTATGAAAAAAGCCTATGAGGTAGTTAATAAGCAGCTCAATGAAAATAAAAAATACAGAGCTTATTATGTTTCAGGAGATGAAAGAGCTCTTGGAGTATACAGGGCTATATTAGAAAAAGGATATAAAATACCAGATGATATAGCTGTACTTGGAATAGATAATATCCCTATATGTGATTATCTGTATCCTAGTTTATCTTCCATCAATCAACCAGTTAACGAGTTTTGTGAACATATATTGAATATGTTGATAAAACAAATAAATGGTGAAGAAATACTAACTTCCAATAAGATAGTTTTACCATATGAATTAATTATAAGAGAATCAACCTAA
- a CDS encoding Ig-like domain-containing protein: MSSNKKLLTLILMAAMVLIALPNRVFAEEVSVIVQSKGNDLKVTTNKEDDSLIESGDFILYKGITTVKELKEHLIKDPNANWCVKNEGTDVLTDEDVLSYKQVVDDKYYYRLMVYVDGGDYNNYLIKVEEPISLELESEKCDGNNYLDVNKFLDMKKGEYYYAIKSESIWGREITPITSVKELKDMIKKKDERAVWAFKNKNNQEKQDDDLLQNNDIVSVTGTKDQERDYIVELTQKNLIYSIVYDINYDTKKIISDTKKITEKTTVEQFRSGIISVDGCTYDIWRNDIKLTNDEYLADGDILKAEGELPHPIFKDLEDVNEEYTITVLDVNTISFNTNGGTGTAPQSISVIDGESSTTLPDGTTITAPSGMIFSGWNTQEDGKGIDYSAGDIINTVTDDISLYAKWVSDTVPPSIISLSPTTGADNMGLDDNLQITFDENVVAGAGDIKIYKKCNDSCIESIDVTSEQISGTGTKTITINPNTTLKGGTQYYIKIDGTCFKDENNNNYPGIADKETWKFTTAGEIDITPPAISSTIPSNGANNISLNNNLEITFDEKVTVGTGNIKIYKSKDDSLLESIDVTGKKVTGNGTNKINIAIDSTYGEGTEYYILIDGTCFADENSNTYAGISDKSSWKFTTIKNSHPGGGDTSPSGDTSTGDSSSNSDTSTSTTKPTNKGIIVIVNGQKQTAGTEKIKVENGQKSVDLIVDGDMVDKKIQQVIKEQKKLKPEQQKEIDNIVEVPVSTQNADSISTTLTGDIIKKMEQDEFKLSINTEDVDYIIPAKEVSVEEVADTLGVSEENLGKIEIEVKIQKMDKTISKQITEHAKENNQEIVFPPVEFKVIAKSVSTKDKKEITISRFNQYVERIMEIPKGIDPSKITTGIVYNEDGTFSHIPTIVFSKGGKYYAKLQSLTNSSYSVIWNEITVASVENHWSKNQVNDMASRLIIKDPENFQPDAEITRGEFAEYITKALGLYRTNVAKDNLFKDVDSTNELADAITTAVEYDIIKGYPDGTFRPDAKITREEAMTMYATAMDIVGLKEIDSNRIEKYKDNQEVSQWAYESVNKTLSAGVFNSRTQNNDTIAPQEPFTYAEAATAIRNLLVKSELINK, encoded by the coding sequence ATGAGTAGTAATAAAAAATTACTTACTTTGATATTAATGGCAGCAATGGTGTTAATAGCATTACCGAATAGAGTATTTGCAGAAGAAGTATCAGTCATAGTTCAGTCAAAAGGTAATGATCTAAAGGTAACTACAAACAAGGAGGATGATTCATTAATTGAGTCAGGAGATTTCATATTATATAAGGGAATTACAACAGTAAAAGAATTAAAGGAACATCTTATCAAAGACCCCAATGCCAATTGGTGTGTTAAGAATGAGGGTACTGATGTTTTAACAGATGAGGACGTTCTTAGCTATAAACAAGTAGTAGATGATAAATATTATTATAGACTAATGGTCTATGTTGATGGCGGAGATTATAACAATTATTTGATTAAAGTAGAAGAACCAATATCCCTAGAACTTGAATCTGAAAAATGTGATGGTAATAATTACTTAGATGTAAATAAGTTTTTAGATATGAAAAAAGGTGAATACTATTATGCAATTAAATCAGAATCTATTTGGGGTAGGGAAATTACGCCTATAACGTCAGTAAAAGAATTAAAAGATATGATTAAGAAAAAAGATGAAAGAGCTGTGTGGGCTTTTAAGAATAAGAATAACCAAGAAAAACAAGATGATGATTTATTGCAAAATAATGATATAGTTTCTGTAACCGGAACAAAAGATCAAGAGAGGGATTACATTGTAGAATTAACCCAAAAGAATCTCATATATTCTATAGTATATGATATTAATTATGATACAAAGAAGATAATTTCAGATACTAAAAAAATAACAGAAAAAACTACTGTAGAACAATTTAGATCAGGCATAATTAGTGTAGATGGTTGTACTTATGATATATGGCGTAATGATATTAAATTGACTAATGATGAATATTTAGCTGATGGTGATATCTTAAAAGCAGAAGGTGAATTACCTCATCCTATATTTAAGGATTTAGAAGATGTTAATGAGGAATACACTATAACTGTCTTAGATGTCAACACAATCAGTTTCAATACTAATGGTGGAACAGGTACAGCACCACAAAGTATCTCGGTAATTGATGGAGAAAGTTCAACAACCTTACCAGATGGTACAACAATCACTGCACCATCAGGAATGATATTTTCAGGTTGGAACACTCAAGAAGATGGAAAGGGCATAGATTATTCAGCAGGTGATATAATTAATACAGTAACAGATGATATCTCATTATATGCAAAATGGGTATCAGATACAGTGCCACCATCAATAATAAGCTTAAGTCCAACAACTGGAGCAGATAACATGGGACTTGATGATAATCTACAAATCACTTTTGATGAAAATGTAGTAGCAGGAGCAGGAGATATCAAAATATACAAGAAATGTAATGATAGCTGCATCGAATCTATAGATGTAACGAGTGAACAAATATCAGGTACTGGAACAAAAACAATAACAATAAATCCTAATACAACCCTTAAGGGAGGAACACAGTATTACATAAAAATAGATGGTACATGCTTCAAAGACGAAAACAATAATAATTATCCAGGAATAGCAGATAAGGAAACTTGGAAATTTACAACAGCTGGTGAAATTGACATAACCCCACCAGCCATAAGCAGCACAATCCCATCAAATGGTGCCAATAACATATCATTAAACAATAACCTAGAGATCACTTTTGATGAAAAAGTGACAGTAGGTACAGGAAACATCAAAATATATAAATCTAAAGATGACAGCCTATTAGAATCAATAGATGTAACAGGGAAAAAGGTAACAGGCAATGGAACCAATAAAATAAATATAGCAATAGATTCAACTTATGGTGAAGGAACAGAATATTATATACTAATAGATGGAACATGCTTTGCAGATGAGAATTCAAATACATATGCTGGAATAAGTGACAAATCAAGTTGGAAATTTACTACTATAAAAAATTCACATCCAGGTGGTGGAGATACTTCACCAAGCGGAGACACTTCCACTGGAGATAGTTCTAGTAATAGTGATACATCAACATCAACAACAAAACCAACTAACAAAGGTATTATAGTCATCGTTAATGGTCAAAAACAGACAGCAGGAACAGAAAAAATAAAAGTTGAGAATGGACAAAAAAGTGTTGATCTTATAGTAGATGGAGATATGGTTGATAAAAAAATACAACAAGTTATCAAAGAACAAAAGAAACTAAAACCAGAACAACAAAAAGAAATTGATAATATTGTAGAAGTACCAGTCTCAACCCAAAATGCAGATTCAATAAGTACCACATTAACAGGAGACATAATTAAAAAAATGGAGCAGGATGAATTCAAGCTTTCAATCAATACAGAAGACGTAGACTATATAATTCCTGCAAAAGAAGTATCTGTAGAAGAAGTAGCAGATACATTAGGAGTATCTGAAGAAAATCTAGGAAAAATTGAAATAGAAGTTAAAATTCAAAAAATGGACAAGACTATCAGTAAGCAAATTACTGAACATGCAAAAGAAAACAATCAAGAGATAGTTTTCCCACCAGTTGAGTTCAAAGTCATTGCAAAATCAGTATCAACAAAAGATAAAAAAGAAATCACAATCTCTAGATTCAATCAATATGTAGAAAGAATAATGGAAATACCAAAAGGGATTGATCCAAGCAAAATTACAACTGGAATAGTATACAATGAAGATGGAACATTTTCACATATACCAACAATAGTATTCAGTAAGGGTGGTAAATACTATGCAAAATTACAATCACTTACAAACTCAAGTTATTCAGTTATATGGAATGAAATTACTGTTGCATCAGTAGAGAATCATTGGTCTAAAAATCAGGTTAACGATATGGCATCTAGACTAATAATTAAAGATCCAGAGAATTTCCAACCAGATGCAGAAATCACAAGAGGCGAATTTGCTGAATATATAACAAAAGCACTTGGATTATACAGGACAAATGTAGCCAAAGATAATTTATTTAAAGATGTAGATTCAACAAATGAACTAGCAGATGCTATAACAACAGCCGTTGAGTATGATATTATAAAAGGTTATCCTGATGGTACATTCAGACCGGATGCCAAGATCACAAGGGAAGAAGCCATGACTATGTATGCTACAGCAATGGATATTGTTGGACTAAAAGAAATAGATAGTAATAGAATAGAAAAATACAAAGATAATCAAGAAGTATCCCAATGGGCTTATGAATCAGTCAACAAAACATTAAGCGCTGGTGTGTTCAATAGCAGAACACAAAATAATGATACTATTGCACCACAAGAACCATTTACATATGCAGAAGCGGCTACAGCTATTAGGAATTTATTGGTTAAGAGTGAATTAATTAATAAATAG
- a CDS encoding ATP-binding protein translates to MRKLKIVIVLALISIILSIATFNQPKKHEDIFINSNNIEGKQNLRKDIFTQKELEWIEYNKNKIFKVGLAIDYAPIEYIDKKGNPKGLGTEILRKVNEITGLKFRLYDNIENETWDDMLNNIYSGKIDILSTVSNTEKRSKGILFSKPYIETTLVILGHKDNLIVCNDLKALTDKKLVCMKGYFLADDLLLDNPDTNITLVKNTEEAIKYVNNKKADYTICEIPLYTYYKEKDIYRNIRIIGEIKEKNPIMVGVRKGLEPLVDIVNKTIENINQNEIYEKALVIPNESNSEKKLIIIIIILVIILSVVIKYLHDTFKKLVKAKKETEKANKEITRFMTNISHDLRTPITVILGYTQAIIDGHVKDSKDKDKYIERIYQRTKYLNELIEDFFLVARLEDNKITIFKEPVDINKLITSIVLEMELSFNNKDIDLVLELDENITEPIEIDKLKMYRAIENLINNAIKYTNQNGTIKIKTKLCDNSQVEISIQDNGIGIKEEDIPYLFDRYFKGKNRGKNKESFGLGLYITKEVINKHDGRIWVESKLNEGSVFYILI, encoded by the coding sequence ATGAGGAAATTAAAAATTGTAATCGTTCTAGCATTGATATCAATAATACTATCCATAGCTACATTTAACCAACCTAAAAAACATGAAGATATATTTATTAATAGCAACAACATAGAAGGCAAACAAAACCTAAGAAAAGATATATTTACCCAAAAAGAGTTGGAGTGGATAGAATATAATAAGAACAAAATATTTAAAGTAGGATTAGCCATAGATTATGCTCCCATAGAATATATTGACAAAAAGGGCAATCCAAAGGGGTTAGGTACTGAAATACTTCGAAAAGTAAATGAGATTACAGGTCTTAAGTTCAGATTATACGACAACATAGAAAATGAGACCTGGGATGATATGTTAAACAACATATATAGTGGAAAAATAGATATACTATCAACTGTGTCCAATACAGAAAAGAGAAGTAAGGGAATTCTATTTTCAAAACCATACATAGAAACAACACTTGTTATCTTAGGTCACAAAGATAATCTAATAGTATGTAACGATCTGAAAGCACTTACTGATAAAAAGCTCGTATGTATGAAAGGTTATTTTTTAGCCGATGACTTATTACTAGATAATCCTGATACAAACATTACATTAGTAAAAAATACAGAAGAAGCTATAAAATATGTAAATAATAAAAAAGCCGATTATACAATCTGTGAAATTCCTCTATATACATATTATAAAGAAAAAGATATCTATAGAAACATAAGAATCATCGGAGAAATCAAGGAAAAAAATCCAATAATGGTGGGTGTAAGAAAAGGATTAGAGCCTTTAGTAGATATAGTGAATAAAACTATAGAGAATATAAATCAAAATGAGATATATGAAAAAGCTCTAGTAATTCCTAATGAAAGTAACAGTGAAAAAAAACTAATTATAATTATTATCATCCTTGTAATCATATTATCGGTAGTAATAAAATATCTACACGATACATTTAAGAAATTGGTAAAAGCCAAAAAAGAAACCGAGAAAGCAAATAAAGAAATAACTAGATTCATGACTAACATATCCCATGACTTAAGAACTCCAATAACAGTTATATTAGGATATACACAAGCTATAATTGATGGACATGTAAAAGATTCAAAAGATAAAGATAAATATATTGAAAGAATCTATCAGAGAACAAAATATCTTAATGAACTTATTGAAGATTTCTTTCTAGTTGCAAGGTTAGAAGACAATAAAATTACTATATTCAAAGAACCTGTAGACATTAATAAACTAATAACGAGTATAGTATTGGAAATGGAATTAAGTTTTAATAATAAAGATATAGATTTAGTTCTGGAATTAGATGAAAATATAACTGAACCTATAGAGATAGATAAATTAAAGATGTATAGAGCAATCGAAAATCTTATTAATAATGCTATAAAATATACTAATCAAAATGGAACAATAAAAATAAAAACAAAGCTATGTGATAACAGCCAAGTAGAGATATCAATCCAAGACAATGGAATAGGAATAAAAGAAGAGGATATACCATACCTCTTTGATAGATATTTCAAAGGTAAGAATAGAGGTAAAAATAAAGAATCATTTGGACTTGGGTTATATATAACCAAAGAAGTCATTAATAAACATGATGGGCGTATTTGGGTTGAAAGTAAATTAAATGAAGGAAGCGTATTTTATATATTAATCTAG
- a CDS encoding response regulator transcription factor, protein MNDSRILVVDDDEDILEIICIYLRNNGYIVDTANSSTAALEKVKNSKFDLIILDIVLPDYEGTKLCEQIRQNIYCPIIFISCIDDEDYILKALDIGGDDYIRKPFNLNELLARIKANLRRMNYNKFINKPKNNVIHINNLTIDINNHIVFKNNAKIYLSPIEFNILLFMVNNSNNVLSCSQIYEHVWESDSIGDTRTVMVHVSKLRKKLEDNSDDKYIETIKKLGYKFIAE, encoded by the coding sequence ATGAATGATTCTAGAATACTTGTTGTTGATGATGACGAGGATATATTAGAAATTATATGTATCTACCTAAGAAATAATGGATACATTGTAGATACTGCCAACAGCAGCACTGCTGCTTTAGAAAAAGTGAAAAACAGTAAATTTGATTTGATTATACTTGATATCGTACTTCCAGATTATGAAGGAACTAAATTGTGTGAACAGATAAGACAGAATATATACTGTCCCATCATTTTCATTAGCTGTATTGATGATGAAGATTATATACTTAAAGCTCTCGATATAGGTGGGGATGATTATATTAGAAAGCCTTTTAATCTAAATGAACTTTTAGCTCGTATTAAGGCTAATCTAAGAAGAATGAATTATAATAAATTTATTAATAAACCTAAAAATAATGTAATACATATTAATAATTTAACAATTGATATAAATAATCATATAGTATTTAAAAATAATGCTAAGATTTATTTGTCACCAATAGAATTTAATATTCTCCTATTTATGGTCAATAACTCAAATAATGTTCTCAGCTGTTCCCAGATATATGAACATGTATGGGAAAGCGATAGTATCGGTGATACAAGAACTGTTATGGTCCATGTTAGTAAGTTAAGGAAGAAATTGGAAGATAATTCTGATGATAAATATATTGAAACTATTAAGAAATTGGGATATAAATTTATAGCAGAATGA